The sequence CTCATTATAGGAGATGTGCGGAATGATACGGGCTATGACATACTTGCCCAGATGACTATGGAGTTTTTCACAACTGGACGGGTTCCCGTTACTTCACTATCATTCATTTACAAAGACGGCGAATTGGAGCCGATCTTCATCATGGCAAAAAACCGTATTGCAAGAAGGGAAGGAAGAAAGAAATGAACATTTTTTATAATCAGCATGGTGTAGGTGACGTCTTGTTCGTTCAATTGACGACAGAACGCCCTAAAGATATCAAAACTGAAACAACAAATGACATTACACTTATCAATGATGAAGAGACAGGAAAAGTTGTTGCTTTCAATCTTTTTAACGCTTCTAGTTATATGGAGATTAAAGCGGACGGACAACTAGAGACAACAGAAGAAGTAGTGGATCTACTGAAAAAGGCGATTGATAAGAATGGTGTGAAATTGGAACTTGATGTCGATTTTACACCGAAATTTGTCGTCGGCTACGTGGAACAGAAAGAAAAACATCCTAATGCCGATAAATTGAATATATGCACAGTTGACGTTGGCAGTGAAAAGTTACAGATTGTCTGCGGGGCACAAAACGTTGAGGCTGGTCAAAAAGTTGTTGTCGCGAAAGTTGGAGCTGTTATGCCATCGGGTATGATTATCCGTGATGCTGAATTGAGAGGTGTCGCTTCCTCTGGCATGATCTGTTCGGCCAAAGAGCTTAATTTACCTAATGCGCCTGAAGAAAAAGGAATTCTTGTTTTATCCGCAGATGCCGTAACTGGTGAAGCTTTCCAAATTTAATTGATTGAAGCGTACTGTCAAAAGCAGTACGTTTTTCTTATTTTACATAGGAAATTGATTTAGCTGATGAAAACCTGTTAAAATAGAATGATCGACTTGAAAAGAGTGATAGTATTGACATGGATTAAAAAGATGATGGCTCGAATGTTCGATGAAGAGCCTACTAAAGAAATGGCGGATCCTGAAAACCTTGATCATAAAGATGAAATTAAAGAGGATAAACCTCGTGAACGTCCAGCTTTCCGCTTTCCGATCATAACTGATGCTGAAATTTATGGTTGGGATTCGGACCCGGAAGTAAAAGACTCGACTGAAATTAGAGCGGCGAAAGAACTTGTCACCGAGTTGGATGATGAATTTGAACCTATACCCTTATACAAGAATGATAGATGGCCAGTGCAAACTGAAAAAGTAACAATTCATCGCGCGACACCTAGACTGAAATACGGAGAAACTGCAAACGTACAACCGACTAGAGCTTTTAGTCAAAGTGAAAAACCAGATAACGAAGTCCGTGAAGAGGTTATAAAGAAAAGGAATAACCGTCCTTTCACTCCGACAGAAGTACCTTCTCCTGTGTATGGCTACAAAAAACCTGTCCCACTACATAAAAAGGATAAGGACATGGATGAAATTAAGATAAATTCAGACAAAGTGGATGAAGAAAAGACTGATCTTATTGAAGAAAATGTGCGCATTGAAAACGACTATTCCGTTCATACTAGTGTCCAAGAAGAATCCATCGTATTTCCAGATGCATTGGATGAAGTTCAAGCATCCACACAATCTATACAGGAAAAAAACGAAATGACAATTGATGAACCAGAATCATTAGAAGTAGGAAGCGAAGTAGAAGAAGTATTACATGCTGACGAATCCGAAGATCTAGTCACAATTGAGGAACACAGCATAGTTGACGATGCGATGGACCTCGCTGCGGAAGAAGCGGAACCAACCAAAACAGAAAAAACTGTTCCGTTCAATGTGCTGATGTTGAAAAACGACAAAGCGAAATACGAACAGCGCTTACAAGCGAAATATGATCAACAAACTGTGGATAAAACAAACGTTATTGAAAGAACGGTAGAAGAAACCATTGCTCATTCCATACCTGAAATTCCAGTTGAAAGAGCGTCAGTCACTGTAGAACCGGAAACCGAATTAGAAGATCAGCCATATTATGCTTTCCCTTCAAAGGATTTCCTCGTGCAGGCAGAAGAGCATATTGAAGATACAGAATGGCTGCAGACCCAATCGGAAAAGCTGGAAGAAGCACTTTCTTATTTCGCTGTTCAGGCAAATGTCATTGAAGCAGTTCAAGGTCCTACAGTTACACGGTTTGAACTGACTGTCGGTCACGGGACTAAAGTGAGCAAAATTCGAAATCTAACAGATGATTTGAAGTTGGCGCTAGCAGCGGAAGATATTCGTATTCAGGCACCAATTCCGGGCACAAGCTCAATCGGTATTGAAATTCCTAATAGGAAACCGAGAGCCGTCAGAATATCCGAAGTGATTGAAACGAAGAGGTTTCAAGAATCGGATTCACCGCTTGAAGCGGTACTTGGACTCAGTCTAACTGGAGAGCCTGTCACGCTTGATCTGCGAAAAATGCCGCACGGAATGATTGCCGGAGCAACTGGATCCGGGAAGTCTGTATGCATCAACTCGATTTTGATTAGTTTACTATACAAATCGTCTCCGACTGACTTAAAGATGTTATTAATTGATCCTAAAATGGTTGAACTGGCTCCATTTAACGGTATTCCACACTTGCTAAGTCCTGTCATCACAGATGTTAAAGCTGCTACTGCTGCCTTAAAATGGGCAGTGGGTGAGATGGAGCGGAGATATGAGCTCTTTGCACATATTGGTGCTAGAAATATCGAACGTTATAATGAAATGGCCGAAAAAGAGCGTAAATTCTCATTAAAACTTCCTTATCTACTTATCGTGATTGACGAGCTGGCAGACTTGATGATGATGGCGCCTGCAGATGTAGAAGTGTCTATTAGCCGGATTACTCAGAAGGCCAGAGCTTGCGGTATCCATCTAATTATTGCGACTCAGCGTCCCTCTGTAGACGTCATAACTGGAACGATCAAAGCCAATGTACCGACGCGAATTGCATTTTCGGTATCATCCCAAATTGATTCGCGTACAATTATCGATACACCGGGCGCTGAGAGACTTCTCGGTAAAGGCGACATGCTTTATCTTGGCAACGGGCAATCTTCACCGGTGCGACTTCAAGGTACATTTGTCACGGATGAAGAAATCGAACGTATAATAGAACACGTTCAAAATGAGGCAGAACCCGATTATTTATTTGGTCAAGAGGACTTGTTGGCGAACATTGTTGATGAAGAAGAGACAGATCCACTCTTTATTGAAGCATGCCGTTTTATCATTGAACAAGGCAGCGCATCAACATCCTTATTGCAACGAAATTTCAGCATTGGCTATAACCGTGCTGCAAAATTAATGGATCGTATGGAAAAATTGGGTTTCATTTCCGAACAAAGGGGAACAAAAGCAAGGGAAGTATTCCTCACGGATAGCAATTTTGAACAGTTTTTAAATGGAAGTGAACAAACTGTCTGATTGCATTTTCCATCTAATAAGAGATGCTGATTACTAGTTATATTGAAAATAAAATGAGTGAAACGACGATGAAACAGATGGGGAAGAATAGTGAATACTTTTCTTTCTTATATGTCGGCTTTTCAGAATGTGGGAACAGAGATGATCCCGGGAGGTTGCATAATGACATTATTCCATTTTACAGGAATCAAAGGATCAGGTATGAGTTCGCTCGCACAGATTCTCCATGATTCTTCACATGTTGTTCAAGGATCGGATGTTGAGAAGTACTTCTTTACGGAAGACCCGCTACGTGAAAGAAAGATTAAAATTCTTCCTTTTGATGAAAATAATATTGAACCAGGTATGACGATAATTGCGGGGAATGCATTCCCTGACAGTCATCCTGAAATTGTTAAAGCTAACGAACTTGGATTGGAAGTAATTCGATACCATGATTTTCTTGGCGAATATATGAAGAAGAGTATCTCCATTGGAGTGACAGGATCTCATGGGAAAACGTCCACTACTGGGTTGCTTGCACATGTACTGACAGGGAATTCGCCGACTTCCTACCTCATAGGTGACGGAACGGGAAAAGGTGTTGAAGACAATAAATACTTTGTTTTTGAAGCATGTGAATATAAACGCCACTTCCTTGCGTATGATCCTGATTATGCAATCATGACGAATATAGACTTTGATCATCCCGACTATTTCAAGGATTTGGATGATGTCTTAGATGCATTCTCGCAGATGGCATTGCGTGTGAAAAAAGCGATAATTGCCTGTGGGGATGATATTCATCTTCAACAGATTCATGCGAATGTACCGGTTGTTTATTATGGCTTTGGTGATAATAATGATTTTGCTGCAAAGAATATTGTGAAATCAGAGCAAGGCTCGACTTTCGATGTGTATGTGCGTAATGAGTTCTTCCATAACTTCAAAATTCAATTGACAGGGGATCATGCCATTCTGAACGCGCTTGGAGTGATTGCCATCTGTCAGTATGAGGGTGTTGCGATCTCTGATATGGAAAGTCGACTAGCGACGTTCAGTGGTGTCAAGAGACGTTTTAGCGTAACTGAATCAGACGGGAAAGTAATTGTGGACGATTACGCCCATCATCCTACTGAAATCGAAGCGACGCTGCAATCCGCCCATCAGAAATATCCTGATAAAGAAATCATTGCAATTTTTCAGCCACATACATTCACAAGGACCGCAGCTCTATTGCCGCAATTTGCGGAAAGCCTCGCATCGGCTGATCATGTGTATTTATGTGATATCTTCGGTTCCGCCCGTGAGAAGGCTGGCAATTTGTCGATTAAAGATTTAGTTGATAAAATTCCGGGAGCAAAACATCTTGAAATGGATGATATCCGTGTTTTAGATGAACATGGAGACGCGGTGTATTTGTTCATGGGGGCTGGCGATATCCAGAAATATATGAACATTTTCAAAGAGCATACTGAACAAGAAGAGACAGCTTGATCCAATTGGATTAAGCTGTTTTTCAATCCGATATTCAATTACGTTATCCAAACGTTAGTTGAATAAGGGATTTTTTATTTTATTTCGCTAAAAAAGAGGGAATTAGGGAAAGATGTCGAAATTGGTAAAGGAGGCAAACGTTTATATGCTTCTTTTATAGGGTACAAATTACGTATGGATGTGTATTGGAGGGAGGAAATGCCATGGAGGTTTTATTGTATATCGCAGCGATTGTCGCAGCGATTGCATTTTTGATTTTATGTATTAGTTTAGCAATGACTTTAGGCTCGTTAAAAAAGACGTTGGCCAGCGTTGCTGTCACATTGGACGGACTGACAAAACAATTGGATGGAGTCACAACCGAAACGACACTGCTACTCAGCAAAACAAATGCACTTGCTGAAGACATTCAGCAGAAATCTGAAAAACTGAATACCGTCGTCGATGCTGTAAAAGAAATCGGTGGATCTGTCAGTGGACTAAACAGTTCCATTCGCGGAGTCTCTAATTCAATTGCAGTTGAAGCCGAACGCAATAGTGATAAAATAGCACAAGTCGTTCAGTGGAGCAATGTTGCATTTGGAATTATAGGTAAAGTGAAAGATATGAAAGCAACCCAATCTTCGGGTTGGACAACGTACAAGCCTGTTCGAAACCAGAAGAAATTGCCTAGTCCGAAAGCAAGGGTATGAGCAGAAAATAACTTTTTAGGAGGAATTCAATTGACTGACAAACAGAAACCAAATTATAACGATTCGCATTACGATCACCACTATCATGGAGAACAAGAATATAAAAACTCATTCGGTGAAGCGTCACATTTGCCGGTAACTTATCCTTATCAGTATAATACGGATGATTTTTACGAAGATGATAGCTCCAACGCAGGCAGCTTCTTATTGGGAGCATTAGTCGGCGGGGTCATTGGCGCTGCGGCAGCTTTATTCCTAGCACCAAAAACGGGCAAGGAAATGCGTGAAGACTTTTCAGATCAGGCGACACAGATTAAAAACAAAAGCATTGAGTTGAGCACAGTCGCGAAAGACAAAGCTACTGAATTTTCCTCTGTAGCGAAAGACAAAGCATCTGAATTCACTTCAGTAGCGAAAGATAAGGCGACAGAATTCTCTTCCGTAGCCAAAGAAAAAACAGAAGATCTTTCAAAATCAATTCAAGAACAATCCGGACAAATCGTCGGGAAAGTTAAGTCAATGGCGAATAAAACATCGATTCCTATGGACGATGGTACTGTTTCGTCAGAAGGTGAAGAAGCTGTCGATTATGTTGATAATACAGCAAAAACGGACAAAAAGGCCGCCAATGATAAAACGACGGGTAATAGTGATGTTTCCTATGACAATAGTGAGAATGTAGGGGAAGAAAAGCTAATGAACCAAAACTTTGTTTCAGACGAAGATAAAAAATAAGTGCAAAACGCCGGACAACCTGAATGGTCTGTCCGGCGTTTTTATTTTTCCAACAAAATCATGAATCAA is a genomic window of Sporosarcina oncorhynchi containing:
- the ytpR gene encoding YtpR family tRNA-binding protein, with the protein product MNIFYNQHGVGDVLFVQLTTERPKDIKTETTNDITLINDEETGKVVAFNLFNASSYMEIKADGQLETTEEVVDLLKKAIDKNGVKLELDVDFTPKFVVGYVEQKEKHPNADKLNICTVDVGSEKLQIVCGAQNVEAGQKVVVAKVGAVMPSGMIIRDAELRGVASSGMICSAKELNLPNAPEEKGILVLSADAVTGEAFQI
- a CDS encoding DNA translocase FtsK, which translates into the protein MTWIKKMMARMFDEEPTKEMADPENLDHKDEIKEDKPRERPAFRFPIITDAEIYGWDSDPEVKDSTEIRAAKELVTELDDEFEPIPLYKNDRWPVQTEKVTIHRATPRLKYGETANVQPTRAFSQSEKPDNEVREEVIKKRNNRPFTPTEVPSPVYGYKKPVPLHKKDKDMDEIKINSDKVDEEKTDLIEENVRIENDYSVHTSVQEESIVFPDALDEVQASTQSIQEKNEMTIDEPESLEVGSEVEEVLHADESEDLVTIEEHSIVDDAMDLAAEEAEPTKTEKTVPFNVLMLKNDKAKYEQRLQAKYDQQTVDKTNVIERTVEETIAHSIPEIPVERASVTVEPETELEDQPYYAFPSKDFLVQAEEHIEDTEWLQTQSEKLEEALSYFAVQANVIEAVQGPTVTRFELTVGHGTKVSKIRNLTDDLKLALAAEDIRIQAPIPGTSSIGIEIPNRKPRAVRISEVIETKRFQESDSPLEAVLGLSLTGEPVTLDLRKMPHGMIAGATGSGKSVCINSILISLLYKSSPTDLKMLLIDPKMVELAPFNGIPHLLSPVITDVKAATAALKWAVGEMERRYELFAHIGARNIERYNEMAEKERKFSLKLPYLLIVIDELADLMMMAPADVEVSISRITQKARACGIHLIIATQRPSVDVITGTIKANVPTRIAFSVSSQIDSRTIIDTPGAERLLGKGDMLYLGNGQSSPVRLQGTFVTDEEIERIIEHVQNEAEPDYLFGQEDLLANIVDEEETDPLFIEACRFIIEQGSASTSLLQRNFSIGYNRAAKLMDRMEKLGFISEQRGTKAREVFLTDSNFEQFLNGSEQTV
- the murC gene encoding UDP-N-acetylmuramate--L-alanine ligase codes for the protein MTLFHFTGIKGSGMSSLAQILHDSSHVVQGSDVEKYFFTEDPLRERKIKILPFDENNIEPGMTIIAGNAFPDSHPEIVKANELGLEVIRYHDFLGEYMKKSISIGVTGSHGKTSTTGLLAHVLTGNSPTSYLIGDGTGKGVEDNKYFVFEACEYKRHFLAYDPDYAIMTNIDFDHPDYFKDLDDVLDAFSQMALRVKKAIIACGDDIHLQQIHANVPVVYYGFGDNNDFAAKNIVKSEQGSTFDVYVRNEFFHNFKIQLTGDHAILNALGVIAICQYEGVAISDMESRLATFSGVKRRFSVTESDGKVIVDDYAHHPTEIEATLQSAHQKYPDKEIIAIFQPHTFTRTAALLPQFAESLASADHVYLCDIFGSAREKAGNLSIKDLVDKIPGAKHLEMDDIRVLDEHGDAVYLFMGAGDIQKYMNIFKEHTEQEETA
- a CDS encoding DUF948 domain-containing protein; the encoded protein is MEVLLYIAAIVAAIAFLILCISLAMTLGSLKKTLASVAVTLDGLTKQLDGVTTETTLLLSKTNALAEDIQQKSEKLNTVVDAVKEIGGSVSGLNSSIRGVSNSIAVEAERNSDKIAQVVQWSNVAFGIIGKVKDMKATQSSGWTTYKPVRNQKKLPSPKARV
- a CDS encoding YtxH domain-containing protein, with product MTDKQKPNYNDSHYDHHYHGEQEYKNSFGEASHLPVTYPYQYNTDDFYEDDSSNAGSFLLGALVGGVIGAAAALFLAPKTGKEMREDFSDQATQIKNKSIELSTVAKDKATEFSSVAKDKASEFTSVAKDKATEFSSVAKEKTEDLSKSIQEQSGQIVGKVKSMANKTSIPMDDGTVSSEGEEAVDYVDNTAKTDKKAANDKTTGNSDVSYDNSENVGEEKLMNQNFVSDEDKK